The following coding sequences are from one Arachis hypogaea cultivar Tifrunner chromosome 7, arahy.Tifrunner.gnm2.J5K5, whole genome shotgun sequence window:
- the LOC112702846 gene encoding uncharacterized protein isoform X1: MGAVEVFQQQPLVVDAAPVLSLNSLPLGFRFRPTDEELVDFYLRQKINGNGDEVWVIREIDVCKWEPWDLPDLSVVRNKDPEWFFFCPQDRKYPNGHRLNRATSHGYWKATGKDRKIKSGSTVIGMKKTLVFYTGRAPKGKRTNWVMHEYRPTLQELDGTNPGQNPYVLCRLFKKQDESLEGSNGEEMERTTSTNLTANYSPEEIQSDPAVKSVSSSQATEDDKKLAVIPLTPEEAISNVITPVGCQSDGCDAYDAQNQIAAGDPSKEEDLQVNMDIFYDPSELFDDKLFSPLHKHIPEELFHQSNNEANGHFGLQHQCGTNEISISDFFDSVINWDEISGDNSSGQTPNSAWFDVQHNESWGNSNVDMVHARPLQVGGADYPGDATEGKLPLLKTREFNPNTSYDNAISNNMGLFQDHSQMAFSSDVNMLQGYLATNNYEQPTNFNMAMANSDNTGIRIRSRPPGYEGPNANSNMQPQGTAPRRIRLARALAPQHTSNEAAKDSSYESKDRNSQLTTAREMETSKDLAAGESVTVTSDVEEQETSPVENKEFEDFNTVQQSTSSASSNLSTCSSDSEVSYEAEKESGWTSEDHSPKPAAAGASKASEDQVPSECINDITDDVDESRIPNAYTLEVSKEESFSDSESKDSLLRRKVCYPSKSSSNLAKWYSVIAISATLVVLLAFLVNTWGYGYYLKV; this comes from the exons ATGGGTGCGGTGGAGGTGTTTCAACAGCAGCCGCTGGTGGTGGACGCTGCTCCGGTTTTGTCGCTGAACTCGCTGCCGTTGGGGTTCCGTTTCCGACCGACAGACGAGGAGCTCGTTGACTTTTACTTGCGGCAGAAGATCAACGGCAATGGTGATGAGGTTTGGGTCATTCGAGAAATCGATGTTTGCAAATGGGAACCTTGGGATTTGCCTG ATTTGTCAGTGGTACGGAACAAGGATCCGGAGTGGTTCTTCTTCTGTCCACAGGACAGGAAGTATCCAAATGGACACCGGCTGAACCGAGCAACAAGTCATGGATATTGGAAGGCGACTGGCAAGGATCGGAAGATTAAGTCCGGCTCGACCGTGATTGGAATGAAGAAGACTCTTGTATTCTACACTGGCCGTGCTCCCAAAGGGAAGAGGACCAATTGGGTGATGCATGAGTACAGGCCTACCCTGCAGGAGCTTGATGGTACCAATCCTGGACAG AATCCATATGTCCTTTGTCGATTAtttaagaaacaagatgagagTCTTGAAGGTTCAAACGGTGAAGAAATGGAGCGAACTACTTCAACTAATTTAACTGCCAATTACTCTCCAGAAGAAATACAATCAGATCCAGCTGTTAAATCGGTTTCTTCTTCACAGGCTACAGAAGATGACAAGAAACTAGCAGTTATCCCTTTGACCCCTGAAGAAGCAATTTCCAATGTTATAACCCCGGTCGGTTGCCAAAGCGATGGATGTGATGCTTatgatgcacaaaatcaaatCGCAGCAGGAGATCCATCTAAGGAG GAGGACTTACAGGTGAACATGGACATATTTTATGACCCGAGTGAGCTATTTGACGATAAATTATTCTCCCCACTTCACAAGCATATTCCAGAAGAACTTTTTCATCAATCAAACAATGAAGCCAATGGACATTTTGGGTTGCAACATCAGTGTGGAACAAATGAGATCAgtatttctgacttctttgactCTGTTATTAATTGGGATGAGATCTCTGGTGACAATTCCAGTGGCCAAACGCCAAACTCTGCTTGGTTTGATGTTCAGCACAATGAATCATGGGGAAACTCAAATGTGGATATGGTCCATGCCAGG CCCCTACAAGTAGGGGGTGCAGATTATCCAGGGGATGCAACCGAGGGAAAGCTCCCTTTGTTGAAAACTAGAGAATTCAATCCCAACACCTCTTATGACAATGCGATCAGCAACAACATGGGATTATTTCAGGACCATTCCCAGATGGCTTTTTCATCTGATGTTAATATGCTCCAAGGTTACCTTGCAACCAACAATTATGAGCAACCGACAAACTTCAATATGGCTATGGCTAATAGTGACAACACTGGAATTAGGATAAGGTCTCGGCCACCAGGTTATGAAGGGCCAAATGCAAACTCCAATATGCAACCACAAGGTACTGCACCTAGGAGAATACGGTTGGCACGAGCTCTTGCACCTCAACACACGTCCAATGAGGCGGCAAAAGATTCGAGTTACGAGTCAAAAGATCGAAATTCACAACTAACCACTGCCAGG GAGATGGAAACTTCCAAAGACCTTGCAGCTGGTGAGAGTGTTACTGTTACTAGTGATGTGGAGGAACAGGAGACATCACCAGTTGAAAATAAGGAATTTGAAGACTTCAACACAGTCCAGCAGAGCACATCATCAGCTTCCTCGAATCTTTCCACATGCTCTTCTGATTCTGAAGTTTCTTATGAGGCAGAAAAAGAATCCGGTTGGACATCAGAAGACCATAGTCCAAAACCAGCTGCCGCGGGG GCCAGTAAAGCTTCCGAAGACCAAGTTCCCAGCGAGTGCATCAATGATATCACTGATGATGTGGATGAATCCAGGATACCAAACGCTTATACTCTAGAGGTCTCAAAGGAGGAATCCTTCTCGGACTCAGAGTCGAAAGACTCTCTATTGCGTAGAAAGGTGTGTTACCCATCGAAGTCTTCCTCAAATCTAGCCAAGTGGTATTCGGTTATTGCAATCTCAGCCACTTTGGTGGTGTTACTAGCATTCCTTGTTAATACATGGGGATATGGATATTACCTTAAAGTTTAA
- the LOC112702846 gene encoding uncharacterized protein isoform X2, translating to MGAVEVFQQQPLVVDAAPVLSLNSLPLGFRFRPTDEELVDFYLRQKINGNGDEVWVIREIDVCKWEPWDLPDLSVVRNKDPEWFFFCPQDRKYPNGHRLNRATSHGYWKATGKDRKIKSGSTVIGMKKTLVFYTGRAPKGKRTNWVMHEYRPTLQELDGTNPGQNPYVLCRLFKKQDESLEGSNGEEMERTTSTNLTANYSPEEIQSDPAVKSVSSSQATEDDKKLAVIPLTPEEAISNVITPVGCQSDGCDAYDAQNQIAAGDPSKEVNMDIFYDPSELFDDKLFSPLHKHIPEELFHQSNNEANGHFGLQHQCGTNEISISDFFDSVINWDEISGDNSSGQTPNSAWFDVQHNESWGNSNVDMVHARPLQVGGADYPGDATEGKLPLLKTREFNPNTSYDNAISNNMGLFQDHSQMAFSSDVNMLQGYLATNNYEQPTNFNMAMANSDNTGIRIRSRPPGYEGPNANSNMQPQGTAPRRIRLARALAPQHTSNEAAKDSSYESKDRNSQLTTAREMETSKDLAAGESVTVTSDVEEQETSPVENKEFEDFNTVQQSTSSASSNLSTCSSDSEVSYEAEKESGWTSEDHSPKPAAAGASKASEDQVPSECINDITDDVDESRIPNAYTLEVSKEESFSDSESKDSLLRRKVCYPSKSSSNLAKWYSVIAISATLVVLLAFLVNTWGYGYYLKV from the exons ATGGGTGCGGTGGAGGTGTTTCAACAGCAGCCGCTGGTGGTGGACGCTGCTCCGGTTTTGTCGCTGAACTCGCTGCCGTTGGGGTTCCGTTTCCGACCGACAGACGAGGAGCTCGTTGACTTTTACTTGCGGCAGAAGATCAACGGCAATGGTGATGAGGTTTGGGTCATTCGAGAAATCGATGTTTGCAAATGGGAACCTTGGGATTTGCCTG ATTTGTCAGTGGTACGGAACAAGGATCCGGAGTGGTTCTTCTTCTGTCCACAGGACAGGAAGTATCCAAATGGACACCGGCTGAACCGAGCAACAAGTCATGGATATTGGAAGGCGACTGGCAAGGATCGGAAGATTAAGTCCGGCTCGACCGTGATTGGAATGAAGAAGACTCTTGTATTCTACACTGGCCGTGCTCCCAAAGGGAAGAGGACCAATTGGGTGATGCATGAGTACAGGCCTACCCTGCAGGAGCTTGATGGTACCAATCCTGGACAG AATCCATATGTCCTTTGTCGATTAtttaagaaacaagatgagagTCTTGAAGGTTCAAACGGTGAAGAAATGGAGCGAACTACTTCAACTAATTTAACTGCCAATTACTCTCCAGAAGAAATACAATCAGATCCAGCTGTTAAATCGGTTTCTTCTTCACAGGCTACAGAAGATGACAAGAAACTAGCAGTTATCCCTTTGACCCCTGAAGAAGCAATTTCCAATGTTATAACCCCGGTCGGTTGCCAAAGCGATGGATGTGATGCTTatgatgcacaaaatcaaatCGCAGCAGGAGATCCATCTAAGGAG GTGAACATGGACATATTTTATGACCCGAGTGAGCTATTTGACGATAAATTATTCTCCCCACTTCACAAGCATATTCCAGAAGAACTTTTTCATCAATCAAACAATGAAGCCAATGGACATTTTGGGTTGCAACATCAGTGTGGAACAAATGAGATCAgtatttctgacttctttgactCTGTTATTAATTGGGATGAGATCTCTGGTGACAATTCCAGTGGCCAAACGCCAAACTCTGCTTGGTTTGATGTTCAGCACAATGAATCATGGGGAAACTCAAATGTGGATATGGTCCATGCCAGG CCCCTACAAGTAGGGGGTGCAGATTATCCAGGGGATGCAACCGAGGGAAAGCTCCCTTTGTTGAAAACTAGAGAATTCAATCCCAACACCTCTTATGACAATGCGATCAGCAACAACATGGGATTATTTCAGGACCATTCCCAGATGGCTTTTTCATCTGATGTTAATATGCTCCAAGGTTACCTTGCAACCAACAATTATGAGCAACCGACAAACTTCAATATGGCTATGGCTAATAGTGACAACACTGGAATTAGGATAAGGTCTCGGCCACCAGGTTATGAAGGGCCAAATGCAAACTCCAATATGCAACCACAAGGTACTGCACCTAGGAGAATACGGTTGGCACGAGCTCTTGCACCTCAACACACGTCCAATGAGGCGGCAAAAGATTCGAGTTACGAGTCAAAAGATCGAAATTCACAACTAACCACTGCCAGG GAGATGGAAACTTCCAAAGACCTTGCAGCTGGTGAGAGTGTTACTGTTACTAGTGATGTGGAGGAACAGGAGACATCACCAGTTGAAAATAAGGAATTTGAAGACTTCAACACAGTCCAGCAGAGCACATCATCAGCTTCCTCGAATCTTTCCACATGCTCTTCTGATTCTGAAGTTTCTTATGAGGCAGAAAAAGAATCCGGTTGGACATCAGAAGACCATAGTCCAAAACCAGCTGCCGCGGGG GCCAGTAAAGCTTCCGAAGACCAAGTTCCCAGCGAGTGCATCAATGATATCACTGATGATGTGGATGAATCCAGGATACCAAACGCTTATACTCTAGAGGTCTCAAAGGAGGAATCCTTCTCGGACTCAGAGTCGAAAGACTCTCTATTGCGTAGAAAGGTGTGTTACCCATCGAAGTCTTCCTCAAATCTAGCCAAGTGGTATTCGGTTATTGCAATCTCAGCCACTTTGGTGGTGTTACTAGCATTCCTTGTTAATACATGGGGATATGGATATTACCTTAAAGTTTAA